One window of Solwaraspora sp. WMMA2056 genomic DNA carries:
- a CDS encoding aspartate aminotransferase family protein: MVTSSLDSTPGPGALELEELDRRHVLHPHQRGQRSQRRVMVRGQGSTVWDANGREFLDALGGGIWVAQVGHGRAELAEAASRQAGQLAQFTGFFEYGNDKSVRLAERLASLAPANLNRAFFTCGGSEGVDTAIKLARLFHHRRGQTDRNWIIARHFGYHGSTLGAGTATGIPDMQVAVGPNLPHIEKVTPPYPYRSELYGGRDATEFLLEELAQTIERIGAHNIAAMIGEPVLGGGGVIPPPADYWPRVRALLAEHGILLIADEVITAFGRTGAWFDSPTRGMQPDLIVTAKGITSGYVPLGAVLVSDEIAEAVAGGEANFFHGYTYSGHPLACAVALENLELMEKEGLLDRSLAIGERFTAGLGPAAQLPVVGDVRVVGATVGVELVVDRQTREPVSMDLALAVADEMYDRHGVLSRNYGPTLVLSPPLVFTDEETDRTTAAVVEVLRRVDLSAGRITP; encoded by the coding sequence GTGGTGACTTCGTCGCTCGATTCCACGCCCGGACCCGGCGCGCTGGAACTGGAGGAGCTGGACCGACGACACGTACTCCATCCGCATCAGCGCGGCCAGCGATCGCAGCGGCGGGTGATGGTGCGGGGCCAGGGCTCCACCGTCTGGGACGCCAACGGCCGGGAGTTCCTCGACGCCCTGGGCGGCGGCATCTGGGTGGCCCAGGTCGGGCACGGCCGGGCCGAGCTGGCCGAGGCGGCGTCCCGGCAGGCGGGGCAGCTCGCCCAGTTCACCGGCTTCTTCGAGTACGGCAACGACAAGTCGGTCCGGCTCGCCGAACGGCTCGCGTCGCTGGCGCCAGCGAACCTGAACCGGGCCTTCTTCACCTGCGGCGGCTCCGAAGGTGTCGACACGGCCATCAAACTGGCCCGGCTGTTCCATCACCGGCGGGGCCAGACCGACCGCAACTGGATCATCGCCCGGCACTTCGGGTACCACGGGTCCACCCTCGGTGCCGGCACGGCCACCGGCATCCCCGACATGCAGGTCGCCGTCGGACCCAACCTGCCACACATCGAGAAGGTCACCCCGCCGTACCCGTACCGGTCGGAGCTGTACGGCGGCCGCGACGCCACCGAGTTCCTCCTCGAGGAGCTGGCCCAGACCATCGAGCGGATCGGTGCCCACAACATCGCCGCCATGATCGGCGAACCCGTGCTGGGCGGCGGCGGGGTGATCCCGCCACCGGCGGACTACTGGCCACGGGTGCGCGCCCTGCTGGCCGAGCACGGCATCCTGCTCATCGCCGACGAGGTCATCACCGCCTTCGGGCGGACCGGTGCCTGGTTCGACTCGCCGACGCGCGGCATGCAGCCGGACCTGATCGTCACGGCCAAGGGCATCACGAGCGGCTACGTCCCGCTGGGAGCGGTCCTGGTCAGCGACGAGATCGCCGAGGCGGTGGCCGGTGGCGAGGCCAACTTCTTCCACGGCTACACCTACTCCGGGCATCCGTTGGCCTGCGCGGTGGCGTTGGAGAACCTGGAGCTGATGGAGAAGGAAGGACTGCTGGACCGGTCGCTGGCGATCGGTGAGCGGTTCACGGCCGGACTCGGCCCGGCCGCGCAGCTGCCGGTGGTCGGTGACGTGCGGGTGGTCGGCGCGACCGTCGGCGTCGAGCTGGTCGTCGACCGGCAGACCCGCGAGCCGGTGTCGATGGATCTCGCGCTGGCCGTCGCCGACGAGATGTACGACAGGCACGGGGTGCTCAGCCGCAACTACGGGCCGACCCTGGTGCTCTCCCCGCCGCTGGTCTTCACCGACGAGGAGACCGACCGGACCACCGCAGCCGTCGTCGAGGTGCTCCGGCGGGTCGACCTGTCGGCTGGGCGGATCACGCCCTGA